A genomic segment from Aegilops tauschii subsp. strangulata cultivar AL8/78 chromosome 1, Aet v6.0, whole genome shotgun sequence encodes:
- the LOC120974938 gene encoding uncharacterized protein, translated as MPLSRASTRGRYSRIVGVTLSWALKADKIFRLHNYEEEKKIAMASLEFQDYVLIWWEQVIEHHEERGEPPITTMAQMKGVMRARFVPTYYNRDLFKKLQLLKQGTKSVEEYYKEMEIAMIRANATKDDEQTMTRFLNGLNHPIKKIVDFQPYSNLIELVHQATKAERQVQDDFKYAKYSSKTYRYNNQASTTPPPSTSIKPSTSNGDKSSSKKTSTTSSRPPTTSNFKPRASSSSTPTDETIKASSIKCFTCGSRGHKSFECSNKHTMILNNDGTYDSMSKEEMEALDQVAMHRQVNEDEDDQVFCDEDSSPALVVSKVLTLQHQQDEDQRCHIFHTKADINGRSVKVIIDGGSCHNLASEELCSKLQLVKMKHPHPYKVQWLSLALFKWNTWCKFPSKLEHTKTLWSVMLFLCTFSTSYLDDHGNLTEASSTTGGQITIASR; from the coding sequence atgcctctaagtcgtgcctcgacacgtgggagatatagccgcatcgtgggcgttacactttcatgggcattgaaggccGACAAAATCTTCCGTTTgcacaactatgaggaagagaagaagatcgccatggcatcccttgagttTCAAGACTACGTACTCATTTGGTGGGAGCAAGTCATTGAACACCATGAGgaaagaggtgaaccacccatcacaacTATGGCGCAAATGAAGGGTGTCATGAGAGCACGCTTCGTGCCaacctactacaaccgcgacctcttcaagaaactccaacttctcaagcaaggaacaaagagcgttgaagagtactacaaggaaatggagattgccatgatacgagccaatgccacgaaagatgatgagcaaactatgacacgtttcttgaatggactcaatcatcctatcaagaagatcgtcgacttccaaccatactcgaacctcatcgagctagtgcaccaagccaccaaggcggaacgtcaagtgcaagatgacttcaagtatgccaaatACTCTTCCAAGACATACCGCTACAACAaccaagcttcaacgactccacCACCTTCTACCTCAATCAAACcttctacaagcaacggcgacaagtcaagttccaagaaaacttcgacaacttcaagtcgtcctcctactacaagcaacttcaagccgagagcttcttcatcatctactccaaccgatgagaccatcaaggcAAGTTCAATCAAGTGCTTCACATGCGGcagccgaggccacaagtcctttgaaTGTAGCAATAAGCACACCATGATCCTCAACaacgacggaacctatgactccatgagtaaagaggaaatggaagcccttgaccaagtggccatgcaccggcaagtgaacgaagatgaagatgatcaagtcttttgtgacgaggattcgagccccgctcttgttgtctccaaggtcttgacacttcaacatcaacaagacgaagaccaaagatgccatatcttccacaccaaggccgacATCAATGGGAGGTCCGTGAAGGTCATCATCGACGGAGGAAGTTGCCATAACTTGGcgagtgaagaactatgctccaagctccaattggtcaagatgaagcacccgcatcCCTACAAGGTCCAATGGCTGAGTCTGGCACTATTCAAGTGGAACACATGGTGCAAGTTTCCTTCAAAATTGGAGcatacgaagacactttggagtgtgatgttgTTCCTATGTACGTTTTCCACCTCCTACTTAgacgaccatggcaatttgaccgaggcgtcatccacaacgggcggacaaatcactatagcttcaagatga
- the LOC109737001 gene encoding ras-related protein RABC2a, protein MGVSPGGSAGYECSFKILLIGDSGVGKSSLLVSFVAAANLDDDIAPTIGVDFKIKFLTVGGKKLKLTIWDTAGQERFRTITSSYYRGAQGIILVYDVAKRESFTNLGDVWTKEIDSNSSNKDCIKMLVGNKVDKDDERTVTREEGLAFAQESGCLFLESSAKTRENVENCFEELVLKILEVPSLLEEGSSSVVKRNILKKQQESHAKYGGRCCQ, encoded by the exons ATGGGGGTGTCGCCGGGGGGCAGCGCCGGCTACGAGTGCTCCTTCAAGATCCTCCTCATCGGGGACTCGGGCGTCGGCAAGAGCAGCCTCCTCGTCAGCTTCGTCGCCGCCGCCAACCTCGACGACGACATCGCGCCCACCATCG GAGTTGATTTCAAAATCAAGTTTCTTACTGTTGGTGGAAAGAAACTGAAGCTGACTATATGGGATACTG CTGGCCAGGAGCGGTTTAGGACAATCACTAGTTCTTACTATAGAGGTGCTCAAGGAATTATTCTAG TATATGATGTCGCGAAGAGAGAGAGCTTCACAAATTTGGGTGATGTATGGACTAAGGAGATAGACTCAAACTCATCAAACAAAGACTGCATAAAAATGCTTGTTGGAAACAAAGTTGATAAG GATGATGAGAGAACAGTCACAAGAGAAGAAGGTCTTGCCTTTGCACAAGAATCTGGATGTCTGTTTCTTGAGAGCAGTGCAAAAACACGAGAAAACGTCGAGAATTGTTTTGAAGAACTTGTGCTAAAG ATCCTTGAGGTTCCAAGTCTCCTGGAGGAAGGCTCGTCATCGGTTGTCAAGAGGAACATTCTGAAAAAGCAACAGGAAAGTCATGCAAAGTATGGTGGTAGATGCTGTCAATAG